Proteins encoded together in one Cataglyphis hispanica isolate Lineage 1 chromosome 17, ULB_Chis1_1.0, whole genome shotgun sequence window:
- the LOC126855992 gene encoding torsin-like protein isoform X2, with translation MDFAGCILEFLLALTIVVSARSELITFGVIGTISSLLAGGGYYGYDWYKCKYTECCTDEYVPSDLDRLEYMLTAKLYGQQIAQDTIIHALRGHLANKKSPKALVMSFHGTPGTGKNYVAQMIATAIYKKGIESQYYHFFNGRNDFPLQQKVDEYKEDLYKIVSNGLKQCERSLFVFDEVDKMPEGLLNVLVPFLDYNMYHKSSKHSESVYQNKAIFIFLSNTGSANIVRHLTSLWEKGRKRDDTRLQDFEKLIADGAFSEKGGFHRSDTIQTSVIDHYVPFLPLEEIHVRKCLTRAFSERGVTPKEDMIEEALSYLTFGPEPYKLYSMAGCKRIEQKVASIVYRKRSESKINN, from the exons ATGGATTTTGCCGGTTGTATTTTAGAGTTTTTACTTGCCCTCACGATCGTTGTATCCGCACGAAGTGAACTTATTACGTTCGGTGTAATAGGTACGATCAGTTCATTATTAGCTGGTGGAGGTTATTATGGTTATGATTGGTACAAATGCAAGTATACGGAATGCTGTACAGATGAATACGTCCCTTCTGATTTAGATA gaCTAGAATATATGTTAACTGCCAAGTTATATGGACAACAAATTGCTCAAGATACAATCATACATGCACTGCGGGGACATTTGGCAAACAAAAAATCACCCAAAGCACTGGTCATGAGTTTTCATGGCACACCAGGAACTGGCAAGAACTATGTAGCCCAAATGATTGCTACAGCGATTTATAAGAAAGGCATCGAGAgccaatattatcattttttcaatgGCCGTAACGATTTTCCTTTGCAACAAAAAGTAGACGAATATAAG gAAGATCTGTACAAAATTGTTTCTAATGGTCTAAAACAATGTGAGAGATCGTTATTTGTGTTTGACGAAGTGGATAAAATGCCTGAAGGGTTGTTGAATGTATTGGTTCCCTTTCTCGACTACAACATGTATCACAAATCTTCCAAACACAGTGAGTCCGTGTATCAGAACAAGgccattttcatatttctctcAAATACTGGCAGTGCTAATATAGTGCGGCATCTCACGAGTCTGTGGGAAAAGGGTAGAAAACGAGATGATACTCGATTGCAggactttgaaaaattgatagccGATGGCGCATTCAGTGAAAAAGGCGGTTTCCATCGTAGTGATACTATACAGACCAGCGTGATCGATCACTATGTGCCTTTTCTGCCTCTAGAAGAGATACATGTTAGAAAGTGTCTGACGAGGGCTTTTTCCGAACGAGGCGTCACTCCAAAGGAGGACATGATAGAGGAGGCACTGTCATATTTGACTTTCGGTCCCGAACCATATAAGTTATACTCAATGGCTGGCTGTAAGAGAATAGAGCAAAAAGTTGCTTCTATCGTTTATCGTAAACGATCAGAatccaaaattaataattaa
- the LOC126855992 gene encoding torsin-like protein isoform X3 yields the protein MAAFRCFQASLRTISSLLAGGGYYGYDWYKCKYTECCTDEYVPSDLDRLEYMLTAKLYGQQIAQDTIIHALRGHLANKKSPKALVMSFHGTPGTGKNYVAQMIATAIYKKGIESQYYHFFNGRNDFPLQQKVDEYKEDLYKIVSNGLKQCERSLFVFDEVDKMPEGLLNVLVPFLDYNMYHKSSKHSESVYQNKAIFIFLSNTGSANIVRHLTSLWEKGRKRDDTRLQDFEKLIADGAFSEKGGFHRSDTIQTSVIDHYVPFLPLEEIHVRKCLTRAFSERGVTPKEDMIEEALSYLTFGPEPYKLYSMAGCKRIEQKVASIVYRKRSESKINN from the exons ATGGCCGCTTTCAGGTGCTTTCAGGCTTCTCTCC GTACGATCAGTTCATTATTAGCTGGTGGAGGTTATTATGGTTATGATTGGTACAAATGCAAGTATACGGAATGCTGTACAGATGAATACGTCCCTTCTGATTTAGATA gaCTAGAATATATGTTAACTGCCAAGTTATATGGACAACAAATTGCTCAAGATACAATCATACATGCACTGCGGGGACATTTGGCAAACAAAAAATCACCCAAAGCACTGGTCATGAGTTTTCATGGCACACCAGGAACTGGCAAGAACTATGTAGCCCAAATGATTGCTACAGCGATTTATAAGAAAGGCATCGAGAgccaatattatcattttttcaatgGCCGTAACGATTTTCCTTTGCAACAAAAAGTAGACGAATATAAG gAAGATCTGTACAAAATTGTTTCTAATGGTCTAAAACAATGTGAGAGATCGTTATTTGTGTTTGACGAAGTGGATAAAATGCCTGAAGGGTTGTTGAATGTATTGGTTCCCTTTCTCGACTACAACATGTATCACAAATCTTCCAAACACAGTGAGTCCGTGTATCAGAACAAGgccattttcatatttctctcAAATACTGGCAGTGCTAATATAGTGCGGCATCTCACGAGTCTGTGGGAAAAGGGTAGAAAACGAGATGATACTCGATTGCAggactttgaaaaattgatagccGATGGCGCATTCAGTGAAAAAGGCGGTTTCCATCGTAGTGATACTATACAGACCAGCGTGATCGATCACTATGTGCCTTTTCTGCCTCTAGAAGAGATACATGTTAGAAAGTGTCTGACGAGGGCTTTTTCCGAACGAGGCGTCACTCCAAAGGAGGACATGATAGAGGAGGCACTGTCATATTTGACTTTCGGTCCCGAACCATATAAGTTATACTCAATGGCTGGCTGTAAGAGAATAGAGCAAAAAGTTGCTTCTATCGTTTATCGTAAACGATCAGAatccaaaattaataattaa
- the LOC126855992 gene encoding torsin-like protein isoform X1, which translates to MAAFRCFQASLQFLLALTIVVSARSELITFGVIGTISSLLAGGGYYGYDWYKCKYTECCTDEYVPSDLDRLEYMLTAKLYGQQIAQDTIIHALRGHLANKKSPKALVMSFHGTPGTGKNYVAQMIATAIYKKGIESQYYHFFNGRNDFPLQQKVDEYKEDLYKIVSNGLKQCERSLFVFDEVDKMPEGLLNVLVPFLDYNMYHKSSKHSESVYQNKAIFIFLSNTGSANIVRHLTSLWEKGRKRDDTRLQDFEKLIADGAFSEKGGFHRSDTIQTSVIDHYVPFLPLEEIHVRKCLTRAFSERGVTPKEDMIEEALSYLTFGPEPYKLYSMAGCKRIEQKVASIVYRKRSESKINN; encoded by the exons ATGGCCGCTTTCAGGTGCTTTCAGGCTTCTCTCC AGTTTTTACTTGCCCTCACGATCGTTGTATCCGCACGAAGTGAACTTATTACGTTCGGTGTAATAGGTACGATCAGTTCATTATTAGCTGGTGGAGGTTATTATGGTTATGATTGGTACAAATGCAAGTATACGGAATGCTGTACAGATGAATACGTCCCTTCTGATTTAGATA gaCTAGAATATATGTTAACTGCCAAGTTATATGGACAACAAATTGCTCAAGATACAATCATACATGCACTGCGGGGACATTTGGCAAACAAAAAATCACCCAAAGCACTGGTCATGAGTTTTCATGGCACACCAGGAACTGGCAAGAACTATGTAGCCCAAATGATTGCTACAGCGATTTATAAGAAAGGCATCGAGAgccaatattatcattttttcaatgGCCGTAACGATTTTCCTTTGCAACAAAAAGTAGACGAATATAAG gAAGATCTGTACAAAATTGTTTCTAATGGTCTAAAACAATGTGAGAGATCGTTATTTGTGTTTGACGAAGTGGATAAAATGCCTGAAGGGTTGTTGAATGTATTGGTTCCCTTTCTCGACTACAACATGTATCACAAATCTTCCAAACACAGTGAGTCCGTGTATCAGAACAAGgccattttcatatttctctcAAATACTGGCAGTGCTAATATAGTGCGGCATCTCACGAGTCTGTGGGAAAAGGGTAGAAAACGAGATGATACTCGATTGCAggactttgaaaaattgatagccGATGGCGCATTCAGTGAAAAAGGCGGTTTCCATCGTAGTGATACTATACAGACCAGCGTGATCGATCACTATGTGCCTTTTCTGCCTCTAGAAGAGATACATGTTAGAAAGTGTCTGACGAGGGCTTTTTCCGAACGAGGCGTCACTCCAAAGGAGGACATGATAGAGGAGGCACTGTCATATTTGACTTTCGGTCCCGAACCATATAAGTTATACTCAATGGCTGGCTGTAAGAGAATAGAGCAAAAAGTTGCTTCTATCGTTTATCGTAAACGATCAGAatccaaaattaataattaa
- the LOC126855992 gene encoding torsin-like protein isoform X4, whose amino-acid sequence MRCTISSLLAGGGYYGYDWYKCKYTECCTDEYVPSDLDRLEYMLTAKLYGQQIAQDTIIHALRGHLANKKSPKALVMSFHGTPGTGKNYVAQMIATAIYKKGIESQYYHFFNGRNDFPLQQKVDEYKEDLYKIVSNGLKQCERSLFVFDEVDKMPEGLLNVLVPFLDYNMYHKSSKHSESVYQNKAIFIFLSNTGSANIVRHLTSLWEKGRKRDDTRLQDFEKLIADGAFSEKGGFHRSDTIQTSVIDHYVPFLPLEEIHVRKCLTRAFSERGVTPKEDMIEEALSYLTFGPEPYKLYSMAGCKRIEQKVASIVYRKRSESKINN is encoded by the exons ATGCGTt GTACGATCAGTTCATTATTAGCTGGTGGAGGTTATTATGGTTATGATTGGTACAAATGCAAGTATACGGAATGCTGTACAGATGAATACGTCCCTTCTGATTTAGATA gaCTAGAATATATGTTAACTGCCAAGTTATATGGACAACAAATTGCTCAAGATACAATCATACATGCACTGCGGGGACATTTGGCAAACAAAAAATCACCCAAAGCACTGGTCATGAGTTTTCATGGCACACCAGGAACTGGCAAGAACTATGTAGCCCAAATGATTGCTACAGCGATTTATAAGAAAGGCATCGAGAgccaatattatcattttttcaatgGCCGTAACGATTTTCCTTTGCAACAAAAAGTAGACGAATATAAG gAAGATCTGTACAAAATTGTTTCTAATGGTCTAAAACAATGTGAGAGATCGTTATTTGTGTTTGACGAAGTGGATAAAATGCCTGAAGGGTTGTTGAATGTATTGGTTCCCTTTCTCGACTACAACATGTATCACAAATCTTCCAAACACAGTGAGTCCGTGTATCAGAACAAGgccattttcatatttctctcAAATACTGGCAGTGCTAATATAGTGCGGCATCTCACGAGTCTGTGGGAAAAGGGTAGAAAACGAGATGATACTCGATTGCAggactttgaaaaattgatagccGATGGCGCATTCAGTGAAAAAGGCGGTTTCCATCGTAGTGATACTATACAGACCAGCGTGATCGATCACTATGTGCCTTTTCTGCCTCTAGAAGAGATACATGTTAGAAAGTGTCTGACGAGGGCTTTTTCCGAACGAGGCGTCACTCCAAAGGAGGACATGATAGAGGAGGCACTGTCATATTTGACTTTCGGTCCCGAACCATATAAGTTATACTCAATGGCTGGCTGTAAGAGAATAGAGCAAAAAGTTGCTTCTATCGTTTATCGTAAACGATCAGAatccaaaattaataattaa
- the LOC126855992 gene encoding torsin-like protein isoform X5: MLTAKLYGQQIAQDTIIHALRGHLANKKSPKALVMSFHGTPGTGKNYVAQMIATAIYKKGIESQYYHFFNGRNDFPLQQKVDEYKEDLYKIVSNGLKQCERSLFVFDEVDKMPEGLLNVLVPFLDYNMYHKSSKHSESVYQNKAIFIFLSNTGSANIVRHLTSLWEKGRKRDDTRLQDFEKLIADGAFSEKGGFHRSDTIQTSVIDHYVPFLPLEEIHVRKCLTRAFSERGVTPKEDMIEEALSYLTFGPEPYKLYSMAGCKRIEQKVASIVYRKRSESKINN, encoded by the exons ATGTTAACTGCCAAGTTATATGGACAACAAATTGCTCAAGATACAATCATACATGCACTGCGGGGACATTTGGCAAACAAAAAATCACCCAAAGCACTGGTCATGAGTTTTCATGGCACACCAGGAACTGGCAAGAACTATGTAGCCCAAATGATTGCTACAGCGATTTATAAGAAAGGCATCGAGAgccaatattatcattttttcaatgGCCGTAACGATTTTCCTTTGCAACAAAAAGTAGACGAATATAAG gAAGATCTGTACAAAATTGTTTCTAATGGTCTAAAACAATGTGAGAGATCGTTATTTGTGTTTGACGAAGTGGATAAAATGCCTGAAGGGTTGTTGAATGTATTGGTTCCCTTTCTCGACTACAACATGTATCACAAATCTTCCAAACACAGTGAGTCCGTGTATCAGAACAAGgccattttcatatttctctcAAATACTGGCAGTGCTAATATAGTGCGGCATCTCACGAGTCTGTGGGAAAAGGGTAGAAAACGAGATGATACTCGATTGCAggactttgaaaaattgatagccGATGGCGCATTCAGTGAAAAAGGCGGTTTCCATCGTAGTGATACTATACAGACCAGCGTGATCGATCACTATGTGCCTTTTCTGCCTCTAGAAGAGATACATGTTAGAAAGTGTCTGACGAGGGCTTTTTCCGAACGAGGCGTCACTCCAAAGGAGGACATGATAGAGGAGGCACTGTCATATTTGACTTTCGGTCCCGAACCATATAAGTTATACTCAATGGCTGGCTGTAAGAGAATAGAGCAAAAAGTTGCTTCTATCGTTTATCGTAAACGATCAGAatccaaaattaataattaa